One segment of Bradyrhizobium sp. CB2312 DNA contains the following:
- a CDS encoding Hsp20 family protein — translation MRTLDFAPLWRTTVGFDHLADLVDGMSRQPTEDNYPPYNIERSGEDHYRITLAVAGLGANDISVTAEQNALTIEGRKSDGVAREYLYQGISARPFRRVFSLADYVQVKQASFQDGLLVIDLVREIPEAMKPRKIQIGSGAAASSQIEQKKAA, via the coding sequence ATGAGGACACTTGATTTCGCACCACTTTGGCGCACCACGGTCGGCTTCGATCATCTGGCTGACCTCGTCGACGGCATGTCGCGCCAGCCGACTGAGGACAACTACCCGCCGTACAATATCGAGCGGTCCGGCGAGGACCACTATCGAATCACGCTGGCGGTGGCAGGCCTCGGTGCCAACGATATCTCCGTGACGGCCGAGCAGAATGCTCTCACGATCGAAGGAAGGAAATCCGATGGTGTTGCGCGCGAGTATCTGTATCAAGGTATTTCGGCGCGACCGTTCCGGAGAGTCTTCAGTCTGGCCGACTACGTTCAGGTGAAGCAGGCATCCTTCCAGGACGGCCTCTTGGTCATTGATCTCGTTCGAGAGATTCCGGAAGCGATGAAGCCGCGCAAGATCCAGATCGGAAGTGGAGCAGCTGCTTCGTCGCAGATTGAGCAGAAGAAGGCCGCTTAG
- the groL gene encoding chaperonin GroEL (60 kDa chaperone family; promotes refolding of misfolded polypeptides especially under stressful conditions; forms two stacked rings of heptamers to form a barrel-shaped 14mer; ends can be capped by GroES; misfolded proteins enter the barrel where they are refolded when GroES binds), protein MAAKDVKFATEARERMLRGVDILANAVKVTLGPKGRNVVIEKSFGAPRITKDGVTVAKEIELEDKFENMGAQMVREVASKTSDAAGDGTTTATVLAQAIFKEGSKSVAAGMNPMDLKRGIDLAVDAVVANLKSHAKKITSNDEIAQVGTISANGDSEIGRFLADAMNKVGNEGVITVEEAKSLHTELEVVEGMQFDRGYISPYFVTNPEKMRVELEDPYVLIHEKKLSGLQTMLPLLEQVVQSGKPLLIIAEDIEGEALATLVVNRLRGGLKVAAVKAPGFGDRRKAMLEDIAILTGGNVISEDLGIKLEKVTVKMLGRAKKVVIDKDNTTIVGGTGAKKDIEARAQQIRLQIEETTSDYDREKLQERLAKLAGGVAVIRVGGATEVEVKERKDRVDDAMHATRAAVEEGILPGGGVALLRALKALDGIKTADADQKAGIDIVRRAIQVPARQIVQNAGEDGSLIVGKLLEHQSYNWGFNAATGEYEDLVKAGVIDPAKVVRTALQDAASVASLLITTEALVAEKPKKAEPTPAAPAMDF, encoded by the coding sequence ATGGCTGCCAAGGATGTGAAGTTCGCAACCGAGGCCCGAGAGCGTATGCTGCGGGGCGTCGACATACTGGCAAACGCGGTGAAGGTCACACTCGGTCCGAAGGGGCGCAACGTCGTGATCGAGAAATCGTTCGGTGCGCCGCGCATCACCAAAGATGGCGTAACCGTCGCCAAGGAGATCGAACTGGAGGACAAGTTCGAGAACATGGGCGCGCAGATGGTGCGCGAGGTCGCCTCGAAGACGAGCGATGCCGCCGGTGACGGCACCACAACGGCCACCGTGCTTGCCCAGGCCATCTTCAAGGAAGGCAGCAAGTCCGTCGCCGCCGGCATGAATCCGATGGACCTGAAGCGGGGCATCGATCTGGCGGTCGACGCCGTCGTTGCCAACCTGAAATCACACGCCAAGAAAATCACCTCGAACGACGAAATCGCCCAGGTAGGCACAATCTCGGCCAATGGTGATAGCGAGATCGGCCGCTTCCTGGCCGACGCCATGAACAAGGTCGGTAATGAGGGCGTGATTACCGTCGAGGAGGCCAAAAGTCTGCACACCGAGCTCGAAGTGGTCGAGGGTATGCAGTTTGACCGCGGCTACATCTCGCCATACTTCGTCACGAACCCCGAGAAGATGCGCGTCGAACTCGAGGATCCCTACGTTCTGATTCACGAGAAGAAGCTGTCCGGCTTGCAGACCATGCTGCCGCTGTTGGAGCAGGTCGTTCAGTCCGGTAAGCCGCTCCTGATCATCGCAGAGGACATCGAAGGTGAAGCGCTCGCGACATTGGTCGTCAACAGACTGCGCGGCGGATTGAAGGTCGCGGCCGTCAAGGCGCCTGGCTTCGGCGATCGTCGCAAGGCCATGCTGGAGGACATCGCGATCTTGACCGGCGGCAATGTCATCAGCGAGGACCTCGGCATCAAGCTGGAAAAGGTCACAGTGAAGATGCTCGGGCGCGCCAAGAAGGTGGTCATTGACAAGGACAATACCACCATCGTCGGCGGCACGGGCGCCAAGAAGGATATCGAGGCGCGCGCCCAGCAAATCAGGCTTCAGATCGAGGAAACGACCTCCGACTATGATCGCGAAAAGCTGCAGGAGCGCCTCGCCAAGCTCGCCGGAGGCGTCGCGGTGATCCGTGTCGGTGGCGCGACGGAGGTCGAAGTCAAGGAACGCAAAGACCGTGTCGATGATGCGATGCATGCTACGCGCGCGGCGGTGGAGGAAGGCATTCTCCCTGGCGGCGGGGTAGCCCTTCTGCGTGCCCTCAAAGCGCTTGACGGCATCAAGACCGCCGACGCGGACCAGAAGGCCGGCATTGACATTGTTCGCCGCGCCATCCAGGTGCCGGCTCGGCAGATCGTGCAGAACGCCGGCGAGGATGGCTCACTGATTGTCGGCAAGCTTCTGGAGCACCAGAGTTACAATTGGGGCTTCAACGCGGCGACTGGCGAGTACGAAGACTTGGTGAAAGCCGGTGTGATCGATCCCGCCAAGGTCGTCCGCACCGCCTTACAGGACGCCGCGTCGGTCGCATCGCTGCTGATCACGACCGAGGCACTCGTGGCCGAGAAGCCGAAGAAGGCTGAACCAACTCCGGCCGCTCCCGCCATGGACTTCTGA
- a CDS encoding trypsin-like peptidase domain-containing protein has translation MLDQRTILAWLLVVALFAASPATAQVPDLKTGGSVPTLAPVVRQVTPAVVNISVHGRVREDNPLYRDPFFREFFDIPKQVEKEINSTGSGVIVDAKRGYLLTNNHVVEGASVVQITTKDGRQLSAKVIGRDAPTDVAVLQIPNPADLQGLPFADSDALEVGDFVLAIGNPFGLGQTVTSGLVSALGRTGLSKEGYEDFIQTDAAINPGNSGGALVNLRGELEGINSAIISPGGGNVGIGFAIPANMARLVMEQIVDRGYVERGRIGVLLRELQPSTNSRRNEGAVIAEVAPDSPAEKAGLRKDDIVVMADDRPIRTASQLRNKIGLARIGQDVKLTIVRGGQTSSAVVKVAPPVQASSTSTRLLR, from the coding sequence ATGTTGGATCAGCGAACAATATTGGCATGGCTTCTGGTTGTGGCGCTATTCGCGGCTTCACCGGCTACAGCCCAAGTGCCGGACCTGAAGACGGGTGGTTCTGTGCCAACATTGGCGCCCGTGGTTCGACAGGTGACGCCGGCGGTCGTGAATATTTCCGTGCACGGCCGTGTTCGCGAGGACAATCCACTTTACCGCGATCCGTTCTTTCGTGAGTTCTTCGACATTCCCAAGCAGGTCGAGAAGGAAATCAATTCGACGGGTTCGGGCGTCATCGTCGATGCCAAGCGCGGCTATTTGTTGACCAATAATCACGTTGTCGAAGGCGCTTCAGTCGTTCAGATAACGACCAAGGATGGCCGGCAGCTATCTGCGAAGGTAATCGGGCGCGATGCGCCGACTGACGTCGCAGTGCTGCAGATCCCAAACCCTGCCGACCTTCAGGGGCTTCCTTTCGCCGACAGTGATGCGCTTGAAGTCGGGGATTTCGTGCTTGCGATCGGAAATCCCTTCGGACTCGGCCAGACCGTTACGTCCGGGCTCGTCAGTGCGCTGGGTCGGACTGGCTTGAGCAAGGAAGGCTACGAGGACTTCATCCAGACCGACGCTGCGATCAATCCGGGAAATTCCGGCGGCGCATTGGTGAATCTTCGTGGCGAGTTGGAGGGCATTAACTCTGCGATCATTTCGCCCGGCGGAGGGAATGTCGGGATCGGCTTTGCAATTCCCGCGAATATGGCCCGGCTCGTTATGGAGCAGATCGTAGATAGAGGATACGTTGAGCGTGGCCGCATTGGCGTTTTACTGCGCGAGCTCCAACCGTCGACGAATTCTCGCCGCAACGAAGGGGCAGTGATCGCGGAGGTCGCGCCAGACTCTCCGGCTGAAAAGGCGGGCTTGCGCAAGGACGATATCGTGGTCATGGCAGATGACCGTCCGATCCGCACCGCGTCGCAACTTCGGAACAAAATTGGCCTAGCACGCATCGGTCAGGATGTGAAGCTTACCATCGTGCGGGGCGGCCAAACCAGTTCCGCAGTTGTGAAAGTAGCTCCGCCCGTCCAGGCAAGCAGCACATCCACTCGTCTGTTGCGCTGA